The following proteins are encoded in a genomic region of Stutzerimonas balearica DSM 6083:
- a CDS encoding DUF2905 domain-containing protein, which produces MARWMIFAGAVLLALGIAWHYFPWLLNWFGRLPGDIRIESERSRVFIPITSMVIVSVVLTVLINLFRR; this is translated from the coding sequence ATGGCACGCTGGATGATCTTCGCCGGGGCGGTACTGCTCGCGCTCGGCATCGCCTGGCACTATTTCCCGTGGCTGCTGAACTGGTTCGGCCGCCTGCCGGGCGACATTCGCATCGAATCCGAACGCAGCCGGGTGTTCATCCCGATCACCTCGATGGTGATCGTCAGCGTGGTGCTGACCGTACTGATCAACCTGTTCCGCCGCTAG
- the lepB gene encoding signal peptidase I yields the protein MSINFPLLLVIAVLVSGLLALSDLLYFAPRRRAAIASYQGRTDQVDAQALEALNREPVLIEYGKSFFPVLAIVLVLRSFLVEPFQIPSGSMKPTLEVGDFILVNKFAYGIRLPVIDTKIIEVGDPKRGDVMVFRYPSDPNINYIKRVVGLPGDVIRYSSDRRLYVNDKLVAETLIGEEPGSLGSAVLYREQLGDVEHIIRKEMGRYRIEPSRQWTVPQGHYFMMGDNRDNSNDSRYWQDDTIAPELVGMVPDRNIVGKAFAVWMSWPDPKLSNLPHFSRVGLIH from the coding sequence ATGTCGATCAATTTCCCTTTGCTGCTGGTCATCGCCGTATTGGTGTCCGGCCTGCTGGCGCTGAGCGATCTGTTGTATTTCGCCCCCCGGCGGCGTGCGGCCATCGCCAGCTATCAGGGACGCACCGATCAGGTAGACGCGCAGGCGCTGGAAGCCCTCAACCGCGAGCCGGTCCTCATCGAGTACGGCAAGTCGTTCTTTCCAGTGCTGGCCATCGTGCTGGTGCTGCGCTCCTTTCTCGTCGAGCCTTTCCAGATCCCGTCCGGCTCGATGAAGCCCACGCTGGAGGTCGGCGATTTCATCCTGGTCAACAAATTTGCCTATGGCATTCGGTTGCCGGTGATCGACACCAAGATCATTGAAGTAGGTGACCCGAAGCGCGGCGACGTGATGGTGTTCCGCTACCCGAGCGATCCCAACATCAACTACATCAAGCGTGTGGTCGGCCTGCCGGGAGACGTGATTCGCTACAGCAGCGACCGTCGGCTGTATGTGAACGACAAGCTGGTCGCCGAGACGCTGATCGGCGAAGAGCCGGGTAGTCTGGGCAGCGCGGTGCTATACCGCGAGCAACTCGGCGATGTCGAGCACATCATCCGCAAGGAGATGGGGCGCTACCGCATCGAGCCCAGCAGGCAGTGGACGGTCCCGCAAGGGCACTACTTCATGATGGGCGACAACCGCGATAACTCGAACGACAGCCGTTACTGGCAGGACGATACCATTGCGCCGGAGCTGGTCGGCATGGTTCCCGATCGCAATATCGTCGGCAAGGCGTTTGCCGTGTGGATGAGCTGGCCTGATCCGAAGCTCAGCAACCTGCCGCACTTTTCGCGGGTGGGGTTGATTCACTGA
- the pdxJ gene encoding pyridoxine 5'-phosphate synthase, producing MTEANRILLGVNVDHVATLRQARGTRYPDPVKAALDAEEAGADGITVHLREDRRHIQERDVLMMKDALQTRMNFEMGVTESMLAFAEQLRPEHVCLVPETRQELTTEGGLDVAGQEPRIRDAVERLTLCGAEVSLFIDADPRQIEAAARIGAPAIELHTGRYADAHSVAERACELARIRDGVEAGLSHGLIVNAGHGLHYHNAEAIAAIRGVNELNIGHAIVAHALFVGFKQAVKEMKHLILSAAARG from the coding sequence GTGACTGAAGCCAATCGAATCCTGCTCGGTGTCAATGTCGACCATGTCGCGACGCTACGTCAGGCGCGCGGCACCCGTTATCCTGATCCGGTCAAGGCCGCGCTGGATGCCGAGGAGGCGGGAGCCGACGGTATCACCGTGCACCTGCGCGAAGACCGTCGACATATTCAGGAACGTGACGTTCTGATGATGAAGGACGCCCTGCAGACGCGAATGAACTTCGAGATGGGCGTCACCGAGTCGATGCTCGCGTTTGCCGAGCAACTGCGCCCCGAACATGTCTGCCTGGTCCCGGAGACGCGCCAGGAACTCACCACCGAGGGCGGTCTGGATGTGGCCGGCCAGGAGCCGCGTATTCGTGATGCGGTCGAGCGACTGACGCTCTGCGGGGCCGAGGTTTCGCTGTTCATCGATGCCGATCCCCGTCAGATCGAAGCGGCAGCGCGTATCGGGGCTCCGGCTATCGAGCTGCACACCGGGCGCTATGCCGATGCGCACAGCGTTGCCGAGCGGGCGTGCGAGCTCGCACGCATTCGCGACGGTGTGGAGGCCGGCCTCAGCCATGGCCTGATCGTCAATGCCGGGCATGGGCTGCACTATCACAACGCCGAAGCCATCGCCGCCATCCGCGGGGTCAACGAGCTGAACATCGGCCACGCCATCGTGGCTCATGCGTTGTTCGTCGGCTTCAAGCAGGCGGTCAAGGAAATGAAACATCTGATCCTGAGTGCGGCGGCGCGGGGCTGA
- the lepA gene encoding translation elongation factor 4 has product MSDLSHIRNFSIIAHIDHGKSTLADRFIQICGGLSDREMEAQVLDSMDLERERGITIKAHSVTLHYNAQDGRTYQLNFIDTPGHVDFTYEVSRSLAACEGAILVVDAGQGVEAQSVANCYTAIEQGLEVMPVLNKMDLPQAEPERVKEEIEHIIGIDATDAVPCSAKSGMGVVDVLERLVKIIPAPEGEIEAPLQALIIDSWFDNYLGVVSLVRVKHGRVKKGDKILVKSTGKLHQVDSVGVFTPKHTATEDLKAGEVGFIIAGIKDIHGAPVGDTLTLSNTPDVEMLPGFQRIKPQVYAGLFPVSSDDFEDFREALQKLTLNDAALQFEPESSDALGFGFRIGFLGMLHMEIIQERLEREYNLDLITTAPTVIYEVVLKSGDTVYVDNPSKLPDLASIAEMREPIVQANILVPQDHLGNVIALCIEKRGVQRDMQFLGSQVQVRYDLPMSEVVLDFFDRLKSVSRGYASLDYSFDRFQTANLIKLDVLINGEKVDALALIVHRDNAHYKGRQLTEKMKELIPRQMFDVAIQAAIGGQVVARTTVKALRKNVLAKCYGGDVSRKRKLLEKQKAGKKRMKQVGSVEIPQEAFLAVLKVDS; this is encoded by the coding sequence TTGAGTGACCTGAGTCATATCCGCAATTTCTCCATCATCGCGCACATCGACCATGGCAAGTCGACCTTGGCAGATCGCTTCATCCAGATATGCGGGGGCCTCTCCGACCGTGAGATGGAAGCGCAGGTGCTGGATTCGATGGATCTGGAACGTGAGCGCGGCATCACCATCAAGGCACATAGCGTGACCCTGCACTACAACGCGCAGGACGGCCGTACCTACCAGCTGAACTTCATCGATACGCCGGGGCACGTTGACTTCACCTATGAAGTCAGTCGGTCGCTGGCTGCTTGCGAAGGCGCGATCCTGGTCGTCGATGCGGGACAAGGCGTGGAAGCGCAGTCGGTCGCCAATTGCTACACCGCGATCGAGCAGGGGCTGGAGGTCATGCCCGTGCTGAACAAGATGGACCTGCCGCAAGCCGAGCCGGAGCGCGTCAAGGAAGAGATCGAACACATCATCGGTATCGATGCGACCGATGCGGTCCCGTGCAGTGCCAAGAGCGGGATGGGCGTGGTCGACGTGCTCGAGCGCCTGGTCAAGATCATTCCTGCGCCCGAAGGCGAAATCGAAGCCCCCCTGCAGGCGCTGATCATCGATTCGTGGTTCGACAATTATCTGGGCGTAGTGTCCCTGGTTCGGGTCAAGCATGGCCGTGTGAAGAAGGGCGACAAGATCCTGGTCAAGTCGACCGGCAAATTGCATCAGGTGGACAGCGTCGGCGTGTTCACGCCCAAGCACACCGCCACAGAGGATCTGAAGGCCGGCGAAGTGGGCTTCATCATCGCGGGCATCAAGGACATTCACGGCGCGCCGGTCGGTGACACGCTGACGCTGTCAAACACGCCGGATGTCGAGATGTTGCCGGGCTTTCAGCGAATCAAGCCTCAGGTCTACGCCGGTCTATTCCCGGTCAGCTCCGACGATTTCGAGGATTTCCGCGAGGCGCTGCAAAAGCTGACGCTCAATGACGCCGCCTTGCAGTTCGAGCCGGAGAGCTCCGATGCGCTGGGTTTCGGCTTCCGCATCGGCTTCCTCGGCATGCTGCACATGGAGATCATCCAGGAGCGGCTGGAGCGCGAGTACAATCTGGATCTGATCACCACGGCACCTACGGTGATCTACGAGGTGGTGCTGAAGAGCGGCGACACCGTGTATGTGGACAACCCTTCCAAGCTGCCGGACCTGGCCTCGATTGCCGAAATGCGCGAACCGATCGTGCAGGCCAACATCCTGGTGCCGCAGGACCATCTGGGTAATGTCATCGCGCTGTGCATCGAAAAGCGTGGCGTTCAGCGGGACATGCAGTTCCTCGGCTCGCAGGTCCAGGTGCGCTACGACCTGCCCATGAGCGAGGTGGTGCTGGATTTCTTCGATCGACTGAAGTCGGTAAGCCGCGGCTACGCCTCGCTCGACTACAGCTTCGATCGCTTCCAGACGGCAAACCTGATCAAGCTGGACGTGCTGATCAATGGCGAGAAGGTCGATGCGTTGGCGCTCATCGTCCATCGTGACAATGCGCACTATAAAGGCCGTCAGCTGACCGAGAAGATGAAGGAGCTCATCCCTCGGCAGATGTTCGATGTCGCCATCCAGGCCGCTATCGGTGGCCAGGTCGTCGCTCGTACTACGGTCAAGGCGCTGCGCAAGAACGTTCTCGCCAAGTGCTACGGTGGCGATGTCAGCCGCAAGCGCAAACTGCTGGAAAAGCAGAAGGCGGGCAAGAAGCGCATGAAGCAAGTCGGTAGCGTCGAAATCCCTCAGGAAGCTTTCCTCGCGGTGCTCAAGGTAGATAGCTGA
- the era gene encoding GTPase Era, whose translation MTEHLEPAQHDAVSRCGYVAIVGRPNVGKSTLLNHILGQKLAITSRKPQTTRHNMLGIKTEGSVQAVYVDTPGLHQNGETALNRYMNRTAASALKDVDVVIFVVDRTRWTDEDQAVLERLQYVTGPLIVAVNKTDRIEDKAELLPHLRWLAEQLPNAEIVPISAQHGQNLETLENLVAERLPEGEHFFPEDQITDRSSRFLAAELVREKIMRQLGAEVPYQITVEIEDFKQEGHVLHIHALILVERDGQKKIIIGDKGERIKRIGQEARKDMEVLFDSKVMLNLWVKVKGGWSDDERALHSLGYQ comes from the coding sequence ATGACTGAACACCTTGAACCGGCGCAGCACGATGCCGTCAGCCGTTGTGGCTACGTCGCTATCGTCGGCCGGCCGAACGTCGGCAAGTCGACCTTGCTCAACCACATCCTAGGGCAGAAGCTGGCGATCACCTCGCGCAAGCCGCAGACCACCCGTCACAACATGCTCGGCATCAAGACCGAGGGCAGCGTGCAGGCGGTCTATGTCGATACCCCGGGCCTGCACCAGAACGGCGAGACCGCGCTCAACCGCTACATGAACCGCACCGCGGCCTCCGCGCTGAAGGACGTCGACGTGGTGATTTTCGTCGTCGATCGTACCCGCTGGACCGATGAGGACCAGGCTGTGCTGGAGCGCCTACAGTACGTTACTGGGCCGCTGATCGTGGCGGTGAACAAGACCGACCGCATCGAGGACAAGGCCGAGCTGCTGCCTCATCTGCGCTGGCTCGCCGAGCAGTTGCCCAACGCCGAGATCGTGCCGATTTCCGCGCAGCATGGACAAAATCTGGAAACGTTGGAAAACCTAGTCGCCGAGCGCCTGCCCGAGGGCGAGCATTTCTTCCCGGAAGACCAGATCACCGATCGCAGCAGCCGCTTTCTTGCCGCCGAGCTGGTACGCGAGAAGATCATGCGGCAGCTTGGCGCCGAGGTGCCGTACCAGATCACCGTCGAGATCGAGGACTTCAAGCAGGAAGGCCACGTGCTGCACATCCACGCGCTGATTCTGGTCGAGCGCGACGGCCAGAAGAAGATCATCATCGGCGACAAGGGTGAGCGCATCAAACGCATCGGCCAGGAAGCGCGCAAGGACATGGAGGTGCTGTTCGACTCCAAGGTCATGCTCAACCTGTGGGTCAAGGTCAAGGGTGGCTGGTCCGACGACGAGCGCGCGCTGCATTCGCTCGGTTATCAGTAA
- a CDS encoding SoxR reducing system RseC family protein, producing the protein MIEERGRVIAVEDGAVWVQTEVQSTCSGCSAKNGCGQGLMNRLGVQERRGLTRAATSLRLQVGDGVVIGISERALLHGAVLVYLLPLFFLFVGALLAQSLSAAEPVTILGGLLGFLAGCWLVRQRSKRIDQNAELQPIVLRALLSEAACSSGSGMREHLL; encoded by the coding sequence GTGATCGAGGAGCGCGGGCGCGTCATCGCGGTGGAAGACGGGGCGGTCTGGGTACAGACCGAGGTGCAAAGCACCTGCTCGGGCTGTTCAGCGAAGAATGGCTGCGGGCAGGGCTTGATGAACCGGCTGGGCGTACAGGAACGACGCGGCCTGACTCGAGCCGCTACCAGCCTCAGGTTGCAGGTCGGGGATGGCGTCGTGATCGGCATTTCCGAGCGTGCGCTCCTGCATGGAGCCGTCCTGGTTTATCTGCTTCCGCTATTTTTCCTGTTCGTGGGTGCGCTGCTGGCGCAAAGCCTGTCGGCTGCCGAGCCGGTGACGATTCTCGGTGGGCTACTGGGCTTCTTGGCAGGCTGCTGGTTGGTGCGGCAACGCAGCAAACGGATCGACCAGAACGCTGAGTTACAACCAATCGTGCTGCGTGCTCTGCTCTCGGAGGCCGCGTGCAGCAGCGGGAGCGGTATGCGGGAGCACCTGCTCTAG
- the rnc gene encoding ribonuclease III: MSTSLARLERKLGYHFKDQELMLLALTHRSYAGRNNERLEFLGDAILNFIAGEALFNHFPQAKEGQLSRLRARLVKGETLAVLARGFELGDHLRLGSGELKSGGYRRESILADTLEALIGAIYLDAGMEAARERVLDWLAGELQGLTLVDTNKDPKTRLQEFLQSRACELPRYEVVDIQGEPHCRTFFVECQVALLTDKTHGQGASRRIAEQVAAAAALIALGVENGHD, encoded by the coding sequence GTGAGCACTTCGCTAGCCCGTCTCGAGCGCAAGCTCGGTTATCACTTCAAGGACCAGGAGCTGATGCTCCTGGCGCTCACGCACCGCAGCTATGCCGGGCGCAATAACGAACGCCTCGAGTTCCTCGGTGACGCCATCCTGAACTTCATCGCCGGCGAGGCGCTGTTCAACCACTTTCCGCAAGCCAAAGAAGGCCAGCTCTCTCGCCTGCGCGCCCGGCTGGTCAAGGGCGAAACGCTGGCGGTGCTCGCCCGCGGCTTCGAGCTGGGCGACCATCTGCGCCTTGGTTCCGGCGAGCTCAAGAGCGGCGGTTATCGCCGTGAGTCGATCCTGGCCGACACGCTCGAGGCGCTGATTGGCGCGATCTACCTCGATGCCGGCATGGAAGCGGCACGTGAGCGGGTGCTGGACTGGCTCGCGGGGGAGCTGCAAGGCTTGACGCTGGTCGACACCAACAAGGATCCGAAGACGCGACTGCAGGAGTTCCTGCAATCGCGCGCCTGCGAATTGCCGCGCTACGAGGTGGTGGACATTCAGGGCGAACCGCATTGCCGCACCTTCTTCGTCGAATGCCAGGTAGCCTTGCTGACCGACAAGACCCACGGGCAGGGCGCCAGCCGGCGTATCGCCGAACAGGTGGCTGCGGCCGCCGCACTCATCGCCCTTGGCGTGGAGAATGGACATGACTGA
- a CDS encoding LysR substrate-binding domain-containing protein → MPESDAHMSATPLLESDVLRTFVAIAESGSFTRAAGQIYRSTSAVSMQIKRLEETLGRSLFIREARQVRLTPAGEILLGYARRLLKLNEEAVAQFLQPALQGRVRFGTPADVGTRILPGLLALFARSHPGVEVEVSVARSVDMIERIDAGELDLALITTGNLGQDDSRGEPIHSEPLVWAGRSGGVAALRTPLPLALASPDCAWRRQALDALDRIGRGYRIAYSSEQSSGQEAAMIADLAIAPYPASLVRPPLQRLDGQYGLPQLGDYRINLLRSSNRSDAVEVLAAQVIAAFAEYRSRFGGHRPEASEKPTWHAG, encoded by the coding sequence ATGCCGGAATCCGATGCCCATATGAGCGCCACGCCTCTGCTGGAAAGCGATGTGCTGCGCACCTTTGTCGCCATCGCCGAGAGCGGCAGCTTTACCCGGGCCGCCGGGCAGATCTACCGCAGCACCTCGGCGGTCAGCATGCAGATCAAACGCCTGGAAGAGACGCTTGGCCGCTCGCTTTTCATCCGTGAAGCGCGACAGGTGCGCCTGACGCCTGCCGGAGAGATCCTGCTCGGCTATGCACGACGTCTGCTCAAGCTCAACGAGGAGGCGGTCGCGCAGTTCCTCCAGCCGGCACTGCAGGGGCGCGTACGGTTTGGCACGCCAGCCGATGTCGGCACTCGCATTCTGCCCGGCCTGTTGGCGCTGTTCGCGCGCAGCCATCCTGGCGTGGAAGTCGAGGTTTCGGTCGCCCGCAGCGTCGACATGATCGAGCGTATCGATGCCGGCGAACTGGATCTGGCGCTGATCACCACCGGCAATCTCGGGCAGGACGATTCACGGGGCGAGCCGATCCACAGCGAACCCCTGGTCTGGGCCGGCCGCAGCGGCGGCGTCGCCGCACTGCGCACGCCGTTGCCGCTGGCGCTGGCCAGCCCGGACTGTGCCTGGCGTCGGCAAGCCCTGGACGCGCTCGATCGCATCGGCCGCGGCTACCGCATCGCCTACTCGAGCGAGCAGTCGTCCGGTCAGGAAGCGGCGATGATCGCCGACCTGGCGATCGCGCCCTACCCGGCGAGCCTGGTCCGCCCGCCCCTGCAACGGCTGGACGGGCAGTACGGGCTGCCGCAACTGGGCGACTATCGGATCAACCTGCTGCGTAGTAGCAATCGCAGCGATGCCGTCGAGGTGCTGGCCGCCCAGGTGATTGCCGCCTTCGCCGAATACCGCAGCCGTTTCGGCGGCCATCGCCCGGAAGCCAGCGAGAAGCCGACATGGCACGCTGGATGA
- a CDS encoding DUF4845 domain-containing protein has product MSFARSQNGLSMLSWLVVLALVAFFASTAFKMLPHYMDYMSLDKVITSVETEQAEEIRSVGEFYTHVSKGLQVNGIRDFDLRDALKVEIQDNEFRAHLKYEKREPLISNLDLVANFDKEYRLRMP; this is encoded by the coding sequence ATGAGTTTCGCGCGTTCGCAGAATGGGCTGTCCATGCTGAGCTGGCTGGTGGTGCTGGCTCTCGTGGCCTTCTTCGCCAGCACCGCATTCAAGATGCTGCCGCACTACATGGACTATATGTCCCTGGACAAGGTGATCACATCGGTTGAAACCGAACAGGCCGAGGAAATCCGAAGCGTTGGCGAGTTCTATACTCACGTCAGCAAAGGCCTGCAGGTGAACGGCATCCGCGATTTCGATCTGCGCGATGCACTGAAGGTGGAAATCCAGGACAACGAATTCCGCGCCCACCTCAAATATGAAAAACGTGAGCCACTGATCAGCAACCTCGATCTGGTGGCCAACTTCGACAAAGAATACCGCCTAAGGATGCCGTGA
- the recO gene encoding DNA repair protein RecO, with protein MHQPAFVLHSRPYKESSALVELFTPQGRLRAVMRAARGRAGSLLRPFVSLEIELRGRGDLKTVARLEQAGPTFWLDGQALFSGLYLNELLVRLLPVEDAQPALFEHYAATLPALAAKRPIEPLLRAFEWRLLGELGYGFALEHDLQGLPIEPAGLYRLIPDAGLEPVSQFQPGLFNGAELLAMAEADWQVPGALAAAKRLMRQALAPHLGGRPLVSRELFMNMKEVSRD; from the coding sequence ATGCACCAGCCTGCATTCGTACTGCATAGCCGTCCCTACAAGGAAAGCAGCGCGCTCGTCGAGCTGTTCACCCCCCAGGGACGGCTGCGCGCGGTGATGCGCGCCGCCCGCGGCAGGGCCGGCAGCCTGCTGCGCCCCTTCGTTTCGCTGGAAATCGAGCTGCGCGGCCGGGGCGACCTGAAGACCGTGGCACGCCTGGAGCAGGCAGGGCCAACGTTCTGGCTCGACGGTCAGGCTCTGTTCAGCGGTCTGTACCTGAACGAACTGCTGGTTCGTCTGCTGCCGGTCGAGGATGCCCAGCCGGCCCTCTTCGAGCACTACGCGGCGACGCTGCCGGCATTGGCGGCCAAACGACCGATCGAGCCCTTGCTGCGTGCCTTCGAGTGGCGGCTGCTTGGCGAGCTCGGCTATGGCTTCGCGCTCGAGCACGACCTCCAGGGCTTGCCGATCGAGCCTGCTGGCCTCTACCGTCTGATTCCCGATGCCGGTCTCGAGCCCGTCTCGCAATTCCAGCCCGGCCTGTTCAACGGGGCCGAACTGTTGGCGATGGCCGAGGCCGACTGGCAGGTGCCGGGAGCACTGGCGGCGGCCAAGAGGCTGATGCGCCAGGCCTTGGCGCCCCACCTGGGCGGCCGGCCGTTGGTCAGCCGCGAGCTGTTCATGAACATGAAGGAGGTATCGCGTGACTGA